In the genome of Phragmites australis chromosome 9, lpPhrAust1.1, whole genome shotgun sequence, the window ACTCTTTTGTTCGATGGCAGATGAGAAAGTTGAAGAAAGTGGGCAAGATTGTTAAAGGCAAGCAGTATATGATCTACTCTCCATTGGATGGCCAACCTTGCGCTGATCACGATCGCGCATCAGGTGAACAAGTCGGACCGCAGGAATATGTGTTGATCAAAATGGAGGTGATCCCTCCATTTCCACCCAAGTTGAAGGCCCTTGAACGCAGAAATGTGTGTATGGCAGCGGTGACACTCAGATCTGAAACGTTGTATGGTCAAACAAATTGTTGGGTCCGGCCAGATGGGAACTATGGGGCTTTCGAGATCAATGACACTGATGTTTTCATTTTGACAGCAAGGTCTGCACGCAATCTTGCTTACCAAATGCTATCAAGAGTCCCGGAAAAGCCAACTTGCTTGGTTGAGCTTTGTGGCAGGGATCTAGTTGGCTTGCCACTGAAATCTCCTCTTGCCTTGAATGAAATCGTATATGTGCTTCCAATGCAGAACATCTTGACAGATAAAGGCACCGGTGTTGTGACTAGTGTTCCAAGTGATTCACCAGATGATTTCATTGCATTTCAAGAGTTGGTAACACATCCAGGTTTGAGGCTGATGTATGGAGTGAAAGATGAGTGGGTTATCCCCATTAAGGTTATACCAATAATCAATATTCCAGGATTTGGAAATAAATCAGCTGAGAAGGTTTGCCTTGATCTGAAAATTGATAGCCCGAGCCAGAAAGATGAACTTGCTGAAGCAAAGGAGATAGCATACCTGAAAGGCTACCACAATGGCACAATGATTGTAGGCGAGTTTAAGGGGAGAAAGGTTCAAGATGTTAGACCACTTATAAAGGACATGCTACTGAAGGCGGGTGCAACTGTCTTGTACTATGAGCCTGAGGAAAAGGTCATGTCCAGGTCTGGTGATGAATGTGTCGTTGCTCTCACGGATCAGTGGCTCATAACATACGGTGAGGCTGAATGGAAGCACGAGGCTATAGAGTGCTTGGAAGAAATGAATACTTTCTCAATCGAAGCCCATAATGGtttcaagcacacattggactGGCTGATGCCACGGGCctgttcccgttcttttggaCTAGGTACTCGCATTCCATGGGATGAGGAGTTCCTTGTAGATTCTCTCTCTGATTCAACTTTGTACATGGCCTACTACACAATTGCACATCTACTGCAACATGGTGACATTTATGGAGCCAATTCCTCTAATTTGGGGGCAGAACAAATGACTGATGAAGTCTGGGATTATGTGTTTTGTGATGGTCCAATACCAGAAACCAACATCCCCCCTGCAGTTTTGGCCAAAATGAAGCAAGAATTTGAGTACTGGTACCCATTTGATCTTCGGATATCTGGTAAGGACCTTATGCAGAACCATTTGGCGTTCTGCATCTACAACCACACGGCACTTCTTCCCAAACATTATTGGCCCCGTGGTTTCCGTTGCAACGGACACCTTATGCTTAATTCTGAGAAGATGTCCAAGTCCACTGGGAATTTCAGAACCCTTTGGCAGGCTATAGAAGAATTCTCATCTGATGCCACTAGGTTTGCCCTTGCTGACGCTGGTGACAGTCTGGATGATGCTAACTTTGCCTTTGAGACTGCAAATTCTGCTATAATGAGGCTAACAAAAGAAATCTCATGGATGAAAAAAGTTCTTTCTGCTGAAGCTGAAGCTGAAGCACCCCTGCGAGTTGGGCCACCGACTACTCATGCTGACCGAGCGTTTGCTAATGAGATAAACTATGCCATCAGAGACACTGAGAATAGCTACAGAGCTTTCATGTTCAAAGATGCTCTGAAAACTGGTTTCTATGATCTACAGGCAGCGAGAGATGAGTATAGATTTTCATGTGGAGCAGGAGGTATGAACCGTGAGTTACTCTGGCGTTTTATGGATGTGCAGACCAGGCTTTTAACTCCGATCTGTCCACATTATGCTGAGCATGTGTGGCAAAATTCACTGAAGAAGGAAGGGTTCGTGGTGAAAGCTGGCTGGCCAATTGCTGATACCCTGGATCCTACTCTAAGGGCCAAAAACAAGTACCTGCTGGACTCCATGGTTCTGATGAGGAGGTTGCTGCAGAAGCAAGAATCCGGTCACAAAAAGGCCAAGAAGGGAGCTGCAACCCCTGCAACATCGGAGGAAAGAAGATTGTCAGTTGgaataatatatgtcaatgagAACTATGATGGCTGGAAAGAGCAATGTTTGAGAGTACTAAAAGCCAAATTTGACACTAAATCATGTTCCTTCGCTCCTGACGAAGAGATTCTTGAAGCGCTGAAGAATTGTTCTATTGGGCAGGAGATGAACTTGAAGCAAATTCAGAAGCTGTGCATGCCCTTCATTAAGTTCAAGAAAGATGAATTTCAAAAGGTTGGTCTGCAGGCTTTGGAATTGAAGCTTCCTTTTGGTGAAGTGGAGGTTCTTGAAGAGAACTCGGGGCAGATCAAAAGGCAGTTAGGCCTCGAGCATGTAGAGATTTTGTTGGCATCTGATGAATCTGCTGCAAATAAAGCTGCCCCACATATTTCCGTGCTCAGGCAGAATCCACCTTCTCCTGGAAACCCTATTGCAATATTCTTAAGCAAATCAGAGTTTCAAGGCCAAACCAGAGGATAAAATCACTCACTTCGTTTTTCTATTGACAGGTGAGAGCTCACGCTCAGGT includes:
- the LOC133929721 gene encoding leucine--tRNA ligase, cytoplasmic-like gives rise to the protein MSSNQHDGGNCFARRDLLVQIQDEMQKLWEESKVFEANSGDKPPSPGEKFFGNFTYPYMNGVLHLGHAFTLSKLEFAAAYHRLCGSNVLVPFAFHCTGMPIKASADKLAREMEQYGNPPVFPSVDKDDSKTNGNNSSWSDLNKHYKSRRSKAVAKSGSHKFQWEIMRSFGLSDQEIAKFKDPHHWLSYFPLKAMEALKAFGLGCDWRRSFITTDMNPFYDSFVRWQMRKLKKVGKIVKGKQYMIYSPLDGQPCADHDRASGEQVGPQEYVLIKMEVIPPFPPKLKALERRNVCMAAVTLRSETLYGQTNCWVRPDGNYGAFEINDTDVFILTARSARNLAYQMLSRVPEKPTCLVELCGRDLVGLPLKSPLALNEIVYVLPMQNILTDKGTGVVTSVPSDSPDDFIAFQELVTHPGLRLMYGVKDEWVIPIKVIPIINIPGFGNKSAEKVCLDLKIDSPSQKDELAEAKEIAYLKGYHNGTMIVGEFKGRKVQDVRPLIKDMLLKAGATVLYYEPEEKVMSRSGDECVVALTDQWLITYGEAEWKHEAIECLEEMNTFSIEAHNGFKHTLDWLMPRACSRSFGLGTRIPWDEEFLVDSLSDSTLYMAYYTIAHLLQHGDIYGANSSNLGAEQMTDEVWDYVFCDGPIPETNIPPAVLAKMKQEFEYWYPFDLRISGKDLMQNHLAFCIYNHTALLPKHYWPRGFRCNGHLMLNSEKMSKSTGNFRTLWQAIEEFSSDATRFALADAGDSLDDANFAFETANSAIMRLTKEISWMKKVLSAEAEAEAPLRVGPPTTHADRAFANEINYAIRDTENSYRAFMFKDALKTGFYDLQAARDEYRFSCGAGGMNRELLWRFMDVQTRLLTPICPHYAEHVWQNSLKKEGFVVKAGWPIADTLDPTLRAKNKYLLDSMVLMRRLLQKQESGHKKAKKGAATPATSEERRLSVGIIYVNENYDGWKEQCLRVLKAKFDTKSCSFAPDEEILEALKNCSIGQEMNLKQIQKLCMPFIKFKKDEFQKVGLQALELKLPFGEVEVLEENSGQIKRQLGLEHVEILLASDESAANKAAPHISVLRQNPPSPGNPIAIFLSKSEFQGQTRG